The sequence AGGCGCGGAATTAAGGCGTTATCCGCATTTGGATATTCAGGCAGCCCGGGAATTCTTGAGTGCGCCGGCAAAGGGACAGCGCCTTCTCTTGACCGAATCGGTCTTTAGCATGGATGGGGATGTGGCGCCCTTGCGCGAGATGGTGGAGTTGGCAAAGTGCTGCGGTGTCTGGCTGATGGTGGACGAAGCCCACGCCACAGGCGTATTTGGAGCCCGAGGAGAGGGTTTGGCGGCAGAGCTCGGGGTAGCCGGGGGTGTGGATATCCAAATGGGCACCTTGAGCAAGGCTTTGGGCAGCCAGGGCGGCTATGTGGCGGGCTCCCGGGCCCTGATTGATACCTTGGTCAACAGCAGCCGTGCCTTCATCTATACTACAGGTCTGAGTCCTTTGGCCGCAGCCGCGGCCTTGAGTGGACTGGAAATCCTCGGGGCAGAGCCGGAGCGCCGCGAACGCTTGTGGAAGCACACCCGTTTTGTGTGTGAAGAGCTGGGGCGTATGGGCTGGGAAACCGGCCGGACCCAGACCCCGATTGTGCCTGTGATTTTGGGAGAGGCCGGGACTGCGGTGGCCTGCAGCGAGGCGCTTTGGGAGCAGGGGATCTATGTGCAATCAATACGGCCGCCCACTGTGCCTGAAGGCACGAGCCGTTTGCGCATCACATTGATGGCCACACACACGGAAGAGCACTTGGAGCGTTTGCTGGAGGCGCTCCGGCGTTTAGGCAAGGAGAAGGGCCTGTGCAGGTAGACAAGAGCAGCTTGGCTGAATCCTTTTCCCGAGCTGCGCGTACATATGATTCCTTTTCCCGCTTCCACGTGCGTCTGGTTGAGGAAGTATTGTCCGAACTCAGTGCGGAAGAGCTCAGGACCGGTGCGTGTGTGGTGGACTTAGGGTGCGGGACAGGCGCCTTGCTTTCCGAGGCAGTGCGGCGGAACGCGGGGGTATTCTTTGTGGGTGTGGATATTGCGGAGGGCATGGTGCGTTCGGCCCAGGCTCGGGGCAAGACGGTTTGTGGTATTTGGGCCGACGCAGAGTGCGTGCCTCTTGCCGCAGGCAGTGCGGATGCCGTGGTCAGCACTTCCTGCTTTCAGTGGCTCAAAAACCTGGACGATGGATTTGGAGAGTGCCGGCGTTTGCTCAAGCCCGGCGGGAGGCTCATGGGCAGCCTTTTTGGCAAGGGCAGTTTGAAGGAGTTCTGTGATCTCAATGCGCGTTTGCATATTCCGTTGCCTTTGGCTGCGCAGTTTCCGTCACTCGACAAAGTGAAGGAAGCTCTCAGCCGCTTTGCGTGGAAGGATCTGCAGGTGGATACCCGGACCTACACCGAGTTTTTTGAATCCACCAAAGATATTTTGCTTTGGCTGCGTGAGCTCGGTGCGCGACGCACCGGTCTCAATGGGTCCTCCTATAAAGTTCAGAAGAGCCAGTATGGCGAGCTCTTGAAGCAGTATGTTGCGGATTATGGCATCCCCGGAAAAGGGGTGCCGGTGACGATAGAAATTATCAGCTTTGGGTGTCAGGCACCATTTGTGAGCGAAACTGAGGGGAGAGACAGCTCTCTGAGCTGACTGGGGGATACATCTCCGAAGGAGATATGCCCTGAGACTTGGCGAGAACTGTTCCTTTAGAATAACGATGCAGCTACTCATTCTCGGCAACGACACAGAAGTCGGTAAAACCGTAGTCGGCGCAGCACTTGCCCGGGCTTTCTGCGCGCGCGGCCAAACAGTGGGAGTCATGAAGCCCGTTGCCAGCGGCGTGGAGAGGCTTATCAATGGAATGGGCGCAGATGCTGCATTTCTTGTTGCCGCGGCCCAGTCTTCCGTCTCCCCCGAAACAGCCAACCCCTACCGGTTCTCTCAAGCGGTGGCCCCGAGCTTGGCCGCTGAATTAGAGGGTGTTGATGTTGACCTAGAACTCCTGCGTCACAAATTCAAAGAATTGTGCGAAGAGAACGAAGTCGTTGTGGTCGAAGCTGCGGGCGGGGTTCTTTCCCC is a genomic window of Candidatus Omnitrophota bacterium containing:
- the bioF gene encoding 8-amino-7-oxononanoate synthase, with translation MDKILNERLLRADSQNRRRVLRELEGPPGPVQYFEGRELLNFCSNNYLGLAGDPRVLEGVRSRLKDLGAGAAASRLVGGSHPIHRELEARLAALKGTEACLVYPSGYQAGVGVISALMGRSDQIIADKLVHACLLDGVRLSGAELRRYPHLDIQAAREFLSAPAKGQRLLLTESVFSMDGDVAPLREMVELAKCCGVWLMVDEAHATGVFGARGEGLAAELGVAGGVDIQMGTLSKALGSQGGYVAGSRALIDTLVNSSRAFIYTTGLSPLAAAAALSGLEILGAEPERRERLWKHTRFVCEELGRMGWETGRTQTPIVPVILGEAGTAVACSEALWEQGIYVQSIRPPTVPEGTSRLRITLMATHTEEHLERLLEALRRLGKEKGLCR
- a CDS encoding methyltransferase domain-containing protein translates to MQVDKSSLAESFSRAARTYDSFSRFHVRLVEEVLSELSAEELRTGACVVDLGCGTGALLSEAVRRNAGVFFVGVDIAEGMVRSAQARGKTVCGIWADAECVPLAAGSADAVVSTSCFQWLKNLDDGFGECRRLLKPGGRLMGSLFGKGSLKEFCDLNARLHIPLPLAAQFPSLDKVKEALSRFAWKDLQVDTRTYTEFFESTKDILLWLRELGARRTGLNGSSYKVQKSQYGELLKQYVADYGIPGKGVPVTIEIISFGCQAPFVSETEGRDSSLS